TTTCTCTACCATGCAATTGGCAGGTATCGAGCAAAACGTGATTTTGCTGGATTCCGTGTCAAAGAGATATAGCGAATGTGGATTGCGCGTGGGTGCTTTGGTTACTCGTAACAAAGAGGTTATGGCGGCTGCCTTGAAATTCGGAATGGCCCGTCTGTGCGCCCCGGCAATCGGACAGATTGTTGCCGAAGCATCACTGGACACCCCGGCCGAATATTTCGAAAGCGTGTACAACGAGTATATCGAAAGACGTGATTTCATGGTAGAGGCCCTGAACAAAATGCCGGGAGTTGTTTGCCCGAAACCCAGAGGAGCTTTCTACGCCGTGGTAAAACTTCCCGTGGATGATGCCGATACTTTCGCAAAATGGTTACTGGAAGAGTTTGAATACAACAAACAAACCGTGATGGTCGCTCCGGCCAGCGGATTCTATTCAACCCCGGGACTTGGGAAAGATGAAGTTCGTATCGCTTACGTACTCAAAATCGAGGAATTGAAAGGTGCCATGGAAACATTAGCCAAAGCACTCGAAGTATATCCCGGAAGAGTATAATACAACTGCAAGCTAAAAAATCCTGTGATTTAGCCATTGACCTTGATATCAAGAATGGCTAAATCACAGTTTTTTTATCCATATCCCAATGGATAATCCATATAAACTAGGGCTTTCTCCCCTCATTTTCAATTGTCAATTTTCAATTGTCAAATTTCTTATCTATCTTTGCTTCGTGATTTCTAATAACTAAAATTACGACATGACTTCGGATTCCCAATTTAACGCAATCAGACCCTATATCGGAGAAGAAATTCCGGCCGCCGTAGAGCGCCTGAGCCAAGCAGAAGAATTTCTGACACTTTTCTCCCAAATGACAAGGGTTGATAAAAGCAAAATACAAGAACAATTACAAGGCATCACGAGCAGAGAGCAATTTCAAGCTCAATTCTTTGGCCCGACGATTCAACGGTTGATCGCCGGAACGACCAAAGGAGTTACTGCCACCGGATTGGAATACATCGAGAAAGACAAGAGTTACCTTTTCGTATCCAACCACCGGGACATCATTTTGGACTCGGCTATACTTAACGTGCTACTGTGTGAACGAGGATGCCACTACTGCGAGGCAGCTATCGGGAGTAATTTATTAATCAATAAATGGGTTACCGACCTGGTTAAATTGGATGCTTGTTTCATCATTGAACGCGGATTACCGGTAAGAGACATGATTACCAGTGCCAACCTACGTTCTCATTATTTACGGGATGTTATTTATGAAAATAAAGATTCTGTTTGGATCGCGCAAAAAGAAGGACGTACCAAAAATGGGGACGACCGGACACAACATAGTCTGTTGAAAATGTTCCGTATGAGCGGTCCCAAAGACTTCGTGGAAAACTTTAAAGAACTCCGGGTTGTTCCGGTTTCAATTTCCTACGAATGGGAACCTTGTGACGATCTGAAAACAGACGAATTGTATCAAAAGACCGTGGGCGAATACGTGAAAACCCCGGCAGCCGATATGCGAAGTATGCAACAAGGCTTATCCGGATTCAAAGGACGGGTACATTTTGCCATCACCCCTCCCATCGATCATGAACTAATCGAGATCGACGAGCAAGCCAACAACGGAGACCGGATTGCGGAACTAGCCGCATTCATGGATGCCCGTATTCAAGGAAACTTCAAATTGTGGCCGAATAATTATATCGCCTACGATTTACTCCACAGCACGAATAAATTCGCTTCCAAATACAACGAGGAAGAGAAAGAAAACTTTATCCGTGTCATGGCTGAAAAGTTGGAAAAATTAGAAGGTAATCGTTCTATCTTGAATAATATCTTCCTTGAAATTTATGCCAACCCGGTTAAAAACTCAATTGAACACAATTATTCATCACCAGTATGCGAATAGCCAGATACTTATTAATTTTAGCCGCGTTCCTGATCATGATTTCCAGCGTACTCAGCATGTATCATGGTGGAGACCGCACGGCAGTATATGTAAACGTGGGAGCCATGGCTTCCCTAGCCGTAGCCGTTGGTATTCTGAATTTCAAAAACCCGCCTAAAAACAGAAGGTAATGTATAAGTTCAAGCGCAACATATACTTGGAAGATCGCACGATTGAAATGTGGTTTGGACTAACTAGTAAAAGTCGGGATCGGCATAGTAATTTTACCCTGTACCTTCTTACCGAAGGGCCGGACAGCCCGTTCAGTTACGCGGAACAAATCAAGAGTGGCATAAACTCCAAAAGTGAGGCGGAACGTTATGCCATTAAATATGCCAAAGACCTGTTGCATCAATTACTGGAACAGGAAAAAGCACCGAAAGACACGGAACCTTCTTCAGACGAGGATTCCGATTTCGACGAAAACCAGGAAACAAACGAACAGGCATAATATTCAAAATCAATAAACAATGGATAGAAAAGTACGAGTAAGATTTGCTCCCAGTCCTACCGGAGCCCTCCATCTAGGAGGTGTGAGAACAGCTCTTTTCAATTATTTATTTGCCCGTCATCACGGGGGTGATTTTTTATTACGAATTGAAGACACGGATCAAACCCGCTACGTTCCGGGTGCCGAAGAATATATTATCGAATCATTAAAATGGTGCGGCCTCACTGTCGATGAAGGTGTCGGCGTGGGAGGTGAATACGGCCCCTATCGTCAAAGCGAGCGGAAACCGCTTTACAAACAATACGCCCTACAACTCGTGGAATCAGGGAATGCTTACTATTCTTTTGACTCCGCGGAAGAACTTAACGCACAACGGGCTGCCTGCGAGTCAAAAGGCGAAACATTCATGTACAACGCCATCAGCCGGAAGAACATGAAGAACTCGCTAACTATGAGTGCCGAAGAAGTGAAGACATTGTTGGATAGCGGGGCAAACTACGTGATCCGTTTCAAAATGCCTGAAAACGAGGATCTCTATTTACAAGATATTATTCGGGGTGAAGTACATTTCAACACCTCGTTACTTGATGATAAAGTTTTATTCAAGGCTGACGGGATGCCTACCTATCATCTGGCAAACATCGTTGATGACCACTTGATGAAAATATCCCACGTAATCCGCGGAGAAGAATGGTTACCCTCTCTCCCGCTACACGTGTTATTATACCGTGCTTTCGGTTGGGAAGATACCATGCCGGAGTTCGCTCACTTGCCGCTAATTCTAAAACCCGTGGGTAACGGAAAGTTAAGCAAACGTGACGGAAATAAAATGGGATTCCCGGTATTCCCGATGGAATTCACCGATCCCGAAACCGGAGAAAAATGGCACGGGTATAAAGAAGACGGTTATTTGCCGGAAGCCTTTATCAACATGCTGGCTCTATTGGGATGGAATCCCGGAACAGAGCAAGAGATCTTCACGTTACAGGAATTGTGCGATCAATTCTCGCTGGAACGCGTGAACAAATCCGGGGCTCGCTTTAATCCGGACAAGGCCAAATGGTTTAATCACAAATACCTGGTACAAAAAAGTGACGCGGAACTAGCCGTTCAGTTAAACGAATTCCTTGTAAAAGACGGGATTTCTTATGACATGGCAAAACTGGAAAAGATTTGTCGCCTTCTGAAAGAAAGAGCCAATTTTGTCGCGGACATCTACAACTCATCCCAGTACTTCTACCATGCCCCTCAGGCTTACGATGAGAAAGGCGTGAAGAAAAGTTGGAAAGAAGAAACTCCGATACTTATGCAGGAGTTGATCGAGGTACTGGAAAAAGTGGCCGATTTCACCTCTCCAAACACGGAAGAGGCCGTGAAAGAGTGGGTTTCCGGAAAAGAAATCGGATTCGGAAAAATCATGAATCCTTTCCGGTTGGCTATTATCGGTTCTGCCGACGGCCCGCATATGTTTGATATTATCGAAATCTTAGGAAAAGAAGAAACTTTAACACGTCTTCACCGTATTATATCAACACTGAAATAACTCTGAAGACAATAACACAGAAAGTCAGAAAAGATCCACAGACCCTTTCTGGCTTTTTTGTCTACACAAAATAAACGATGGAACTATCTTGGGATAACGTATTACTTGCCTTTGCCCTCACCTTATTCGCCGGATTATCAACCGGTATCGGGAGTGCCATTGCCTTCCTCACCAAGAAAACCAACAAGAAATTCCTGTCCCTCTCCCTCGGATTCAGTGCAGGAGTGATGATTTATGTCTCATTCGTGGAAATATTCCCGACAGCCCAAGAGGCTTTGCGAGAAAGCTACTCCGAGAAAATAGCCGATGTTATCGTGGCCATTTCATTCTTTGCAGGGATGGGTCTGATTGCTATCATTGATAAACTCATTCCCTCGTATGAGAATCCGCACGAGGTGAAATCCGTGGAAAGCATGGATGCCAATCAACCGCATGACAAGAAGTTGATGCGCATGGGAATATTCTCGGCTCTCGCTATCGGGATTCACAATTTCCCGGAAGGATTAGCGACATTCATTGCCGGGCTATCGAATCCCGAAATTGCCTACCCGATTGCTTTTGCCATCGCCATACACAATATCCCGGAAGGAATTGCCGTATCTGTTCCTATTTTCTTTGCTACCGGAAGTCGTAAGAAAGCATTCAAGCTATCCTTCCTCTCCGGCTTATCGGAACCCTTAGGAGCAATTATCGGGTTCTTCCTCATCTACACTTTTATCGGAATCAATTCTGTTATCCTAGGCGTCCTATTCGCACTCGTGGCTGGTATCATGGTTTTTATCTCCCTGGATGAACTTTTGCCCACCGCCAAAGAATACGGGGCGCATCATCTATCCATTTACGGACTGGTCGCAGGCATGGCGCTGATGGCTTTCAGCTTGTTACTTTTCTAAAATATTAGCTAGCCCTTGTCTACCGATAGACCGGGACAAAAAGACAACAACTTCATAGCATTTACATAGCAAGAACACTGGAGATTGTACTTGCTATGTTCATGCCATGTAGATGCTTGGTACTTGTCTTAGTCCATCCCTAGCTTACCCCCGGAGTAAACATGGACAAGCGTGTGGACATAACCTCTCCCAATTAGTATTTATTCCGATGCACTCGTTGCGGGTCAAACTTATCTTTCGCTTTCTGTGGGCCATCCGGGTAACCTATCGGAATCACGCAAAGAGGCACGATATTTTCCGGTAATCCCGTATTCTGGCGTACAACATCAATCCGATCCTCATAAGGATAAGCTGCCGTCCACACGGCACCAAGTCCCAATGCCTCCGCTGCCAACAATACATTCTGTGTTGCCGCGGAGCAATCCAGATACCAATAAGAAGAAAGTGTCGTATCCCCACAGACAACAATAGCCAACGGGGCATTTGTCAACATTTTAGCATAAGGCAATTTCGCAGCCATCGAATCAAGAGCCTCCCGATCCGTCACGACCACAAACTCCCACGGACGTCTGTCCATACCGGAAGGAGCCGCCATACCGGCTTTCACCATGGCATCGATCTTATCTTCCTCCACACTCTTATTCAAATACTTCCGAACACTTTTCCGTTCAGCTATATTTTCCAAAACAGCCTTTGACTTCAAAGTCGTTTCATCTTGTTTCTGATCTCCCATACACGATGTTTTTAAAATTACAATTGCAAGTACTACGACAAGCAACAGGTAAAAGGTATTCCATTTCTTCATTTTCTTTCAATATTAATATAAAATTCATTCCCCCGAAGATACGAAAAAATGCTCTCCCCCTTATTTTTGAATTTATATAAAAAACATTTTTATTTGTAAACCGTATACCGGATTAAGGTTTGAATTAATTATTTTTGGCTAACTTTTTGTTGACAAAAAGAGTGAAGAGAGGGCTAGAAACAAACCATTTGACGCGTGACAATATAAACGAACACAAGTTATACACTATAATAACTATCAAATGAAAGCAGAAAAATATGTACTCGCACTAGACCAAGGAACAACCTCTTCCCGGGCCGTGCTATTCTATCATGATGGCAATATCGTTGCCATGGCTCAAAAACCGATCGAACAACATTATCCTCATCCGGCTTGGGTGGAACATGATCCGAATGAGATCTGGTACTCGCAATCATCCGTTGCGGCTGAGGCTGTTGCCAAAGCAAACCTTACAGGACTTGACATTGCTTGTATCGGGATCACGAATCAACGTGAAACCACCATCGTGTGGGATCGGGAGACGTCCCTTCCCGTTTACCGTGCCATCGTGTGGCAAGACCGACGTACAGCCGATATTTGCCGGGAATTACAAGAAAACGGATATACCGATATGATCCGGGAGAAAACGGGTTTGATCATTGACGCCTATTTCTCCGCCACCAAAATCAAATGGATTCTCGACAATATCGAAGGAGTACGGGAAAGAGCCGAAAAAGGAAAACTATGTTTTGGAACCGTTGATAGCTGGCTAGTTTGGAAATTCACTCACGGACGAGTACACGTTACCGATGTCAGCAACGCATCGCGTACCATGCTTTTCAACATACATACCCAGAAATGGGATAAAGAACTTCTTGATCTGTTCAACATCCCGGAATCCATGTTACCGGAAGTAAAAAGTAGTAGCGAAATTTATTCAGAAACGGCAACGACCTTATTTTCAACTAAAATTCCAATAGCGGGAATCGCGGGTGACCAACAAGCCGCCCTATTCGGCCAACTCTGTATCGAACCGGGTATGACGAAAACCACCTATGGAACAGGATGTTTCATGGTGATGAACACCGGCAACGAAGTGATTACTTCCGAGAATAACTTGCTGAGTACGATTGCATGGAAGATTGGAGATTCTGTAACTTATGCCCTAGAAGGAAGTGTTTTCGTGGGAGGTGCCGCCATACAATGGCTACGTGATGGTATCAATTTGATCCAAAGTGCAAGCCAAAGTGAAACGCTGGCGACTTCTGTACCGGATAACGGCGGAGTCTACTTCGTCCCTGCCCTCACGGGTATGGGAGCCCCATACTGGGATCAATATGCCCGAGGTGCCATGCTGGGCCTTACGAGAGGGACAACCCCCGCACATATTACCCGGGCCACACTTGAAGGCATAGCTTTCCAAGTCTACGACATTCTGAAAGCCATGGAACATGACACGAAACGTACCTCTCCGGAGATGCGGGTAGATGGTGGAGCCGTGGCCAATAACTTCCTGATGCAATTCCAAAGTGACATTTGCCGGGAAACCGTGATCCGTCCGAAGATTCTTGAAACAACAGCCCTGGGAGCCGCATATCTGGCCGGACTAGCTACCGGATACTGGCGGGACACGGAAGAATTACGCCAACAATGGAGTATCGATCGGGAATTTACCCCTATTGACACAGAGGAACACGTGAACGCTATGCTCCATAAATGGCATAGAGCTGTTGAGCGCGCAAGAGCCTGGGAAGAACTGGGTGAAGAATAATACTTTTAGTCTTTAACTTTAAACCTTTAGCTCATTATGTCACCTTTTATCGCAGAGCTACTTGGAACAATGGTCATGATCCTTTTGGGAGACGGCGTAGTAGCCAACGTCGTGCTTAAAAAAACCAAAGGATTCCAAGCCGGATGGATCACCATCACCACGGCTTGGGCGCTCGCCGTATTTACAGGAGTAGTGATCGCCGGCCCTTACAGCGGCGCCCATCTGAATCCTGCCATCACGATAGGTTTTGCCATCGCCGAGAAATTCCCGTGGGCCAGCGTGGGGCCTTACATCATCGCCCAAATGCTAGGTGCCGCACTGGGGGCTTTTCTGGTATGGATTATCTATTACGATCATTTTAAAGCCACGGAAGATGCCGGAGCCAAACTGGGAGT
The window above is part of the Butyricimonas paravirosa genome. Proteins encoded here:
- the gltX gene encoding glutamate--tRNA ligase, which codes for MDRKVRVRFAPSPTGALHLGGVRTALFNYLFARHHGGDFLLRIEDTDQTRYVPGAEEYIIESLKWCGLTVDEGVGVGGEYGPYRQSERKPLYKQYALQLVESGNAYYSFDSAEELNAQRAACESKGETFMYNAISRKNMKNSLTMSAEEVKTLLDSGANYVIRFKMPENEDLYLQDIIRGEVHFNTSLLDDKVLFKADGMPTYHLANIVDDHLMKISHVIRGEEWLPSLPLHVLLYRAFGWEDTMPEFAHLPLILKPVGNGKLSKRDGNKMGFPVFPMEFTDPETGEKWHGYKEDGYLPEAFINMLALLGWNPGTEQEIFTLQELCDQFSLERVNKSGARFNPDKAKWFNHKYLVQKSDAELAVQLNEFLVKDGISYDMAKLEKICRLLKERANFVADIYNSSQYFYHAPQAYDEKGVKKSWKEETPILMQELIEVLEKVADFTSPNTEEAVKEWVSGKEIGFGKIMNPFRLAIIGSADGPHMFDIIEILGKEETLTRLHRIISTLK
- a CDS encoding 1-acyl-sn-glycerol-3-phosphate acyltransferase codes for the protein MTSDSQFNAIRPYIGEEIPAAVERLSQAEEFLTLFSQMTRVDKSKIQEQLQGITSREQFQAQFFGPTIQRLIAGTTKGVTATGLEYIEKDKSYLFVSNHRDIILDSAILNVLLCERGCHYCEAAIGSNLLINKWVTDLVKLDACFIIERGLPVRDMITSANLRSHYLRDVIYENKDSVWIAQKEGRTKNGDDRTQHSLLKMFRMSGPKDFVENFKELRVVPVSISYEWEPCDDLKTDELYQKTVGEYVKTPAADMRSMQQGLSGFKGRVHFAITPPIDHELIEIDEQANNGDRIAELAAFMDARIQGNFKLWPNNYIAYDLLHSTNKFASKYNEEEKENFIRVMAEKLEKLEGNRSILNNIFLEIYANPVKNSIEHNYSSPVCE
- the glpK gene encoding glycerol kinase GlpK, which codes for MKAEKYVLALDQGTTSSRAVLFYHDGNIVAMAQKPIEQHYPHPAWVEHDPNEIWYSQSSVAAEAVAKANLTGLDIACIGITNQRETTIVWDRETSLPVYRAIVWQDRRTADICRELQENGYTDMIREKTGLIIDAYFSATKIKWILDNIEGVRERAEKGKLCFGTVDSWLVWKFTHGRVHVTDVSNASRTMLFNIHTQKWDKELLDLFNIPESMLPEVKSSSEIYSETATTLFSTKIPIAGIAGDQQAALFGQLCIEPGMTKTTYGTGCFMVMNTGNEVITSENNLLSTIAWKIGDSVTYALEGSVFVGGAAIQWLRDGINLIQSASQSETLATSVPDNGGVYFVPALTGMGAPYWDQYARGAMLGLTRGTTPAHITRATLEGIAFQVYDILKAMEHDTKRTSPEMRVDGGAVANNFLMQFQSDICRETVIRPKILETTALGAAYLAGLATGYWRDTEELRQQWSIDREFTPIDTEEHVNAMLHKWHRAVERARAWEELGEE
- a CDS encoding nitroreductase family protein — encoded protein: MKKWNTFYLLLVVVLAIVILKTSCMGDQKQDETTLKSKAVLENIAERKSVRKYLNKSVEEDKIDAMVKAGMAAPSGMDRRPWEFVVVTDREALDSMAAKLPYAKMLTNAPLAIVVCGDTTLSSYWYLDCSAATQNVLLAAEALGLGAVWTAAYPYEDRIDVVRQNTGLPENIVPLCVIPIGYPDGPQKAKDKFDPQRVHRNKY
- the zupT gene encoding zinc transporter ZupT yields the protein MELSWDNVLLAFALTLFAGLSTGIGSAIAFLTKKTNKKFLSLSLGFSAGVMIYVSFVEIFPTAQEALRESYSEKIADVIVAISFFAGMGLIAIIDKLIPSYENPHEVKSVESMDANQPHDKKLMRMGIFSALAIGIHNFPEGLATFIAGLSNPEIAYPIAFAIAIHNIPEGIAVSVPIFFATGSRKKAFKLSFLSGLSEPLGAIIGFFLIYTFIGINSVILGVLFALVAGIMVFISLDELLPTAKEYGAHHLSIYGLVAGMALMAFSLLLF